The Dioscorea cayenensis subsp. rotundata cultivar TDr96_F1 chromosome 19, TDr96_F1_v2_PseudoChromosome.rev07_lg8_w22 25.fasta, whole genome shotgun sequence genome includes a window with the following:
- the LOC120249804 gene encoding transcription factor TGA4-like isoform X3, giving the protein MMELFFGYLEENLPHYKYIPDVMNSAPTQVAASGRLSIYEPNHQISMWSDSFKADSSQNTSASTIVEGEVKLSDKVLRRLAQNREAARKSRLRKKAYVQQLESSRIKLSQLEQELGRARQQGLYIGGNLGDSALGFSGNVNSGVAAFEMEYGHWVEEQNRQICELRTGLQAHVSDIELRILVESGMAHYDNLFRIKAIAAKSDVFYLMSGMWKTTAERFFLWIGGFRPSELLKVLSSQLEPLTEQQVVAVYNLQQSSQQAEDALSQGMDKLQQTLAETLTSDPLDLSGTNNYMEQMTVAVGKLEALVSFVNQADHLRQQTLQQMYKILTTRQAARGLLALGDYFQRLRALSSLWAARPREPA; this is encoded by the exons CCCAGATGTTATGAATTCTGCGCCAACTCAGGTTGCTGCTTCTGGAAGATTGAGTATATATGAACCAAACCACCAGATTAGCATGTGGAGCGATTCCTTCAAAGCTGATAGCAGTCAAAATACTAGCGCATCAACCATTGTTGAAGGAGAGGTGAAATTGAGTGATAAA GTACTAAGACGGCTTGCACAAAATCGAGAGGCTGCACGAAAGAGCCGACTGAGAAAAAAA GCTTATGTTCAACAACTAGAATCAAGTCGAATCAAACTATCACAGCTTGAACAGGAACTTGGGAGGGCAAGACAGCAG GGTTTGTATATAGGTGGTAATTTAGGTGATTCAGCTCTTGGGTTTTCAGGAAATGTTAATTCAG GAGTTGCTGCTTTTGAGATGGAATATGGGCATTGGGTTGAAGAACAGAACAGACAAATTTGTGAACTAAGAACTGGTTTGCAAGCACATGTATCTGATATCGAGCTTCGAATACTTGTTGAAAGTGGAATGGCCCATTATGATAATCTCTTCCGGATAAAAGCAATAGCTGCAAAATCTGATGTCTTCTATCTTATGTCTGGCATGTGGAAAACAACTGCAGAACGGTTTTTCCTCTGGATCGGGGGATTTAGACCGTCAGAACTTCTAAAG GTCCTGTCCTCACAGCTTGAGCCATTAACCGAACAACAAGTTGTAGCTGTCTACAATCTGCAGCAATCCTCTCAACAAGCTGAAGATGCTCTCTCCCAAGGAATGGATAAACTTCAGCAAACTCTTGCCGAGACTTTAACATCTGATCCTTTAGATCTCTCTGGCACAAACAATTATATGGAACAAATGACAGTTGCAGTTGGGAAGTTGGAGGCACTTGTCAGCTTCGTGAACCAG GCAGATCATCTTCGGCAACAGACACTGCAGCAAATGTACAAGATTCTAACGACTCGTCAAGCAGCACGAGGCCTTCTCGCTCTCGGTGATTATTTCCAGCGTCTTCGTGCTCTGAGCTCACTATGGGCAGCTCGTCCCCGTGAACCTGCCTAA
- the LOC120249804 gene encoding transcription factor TGA4-like isoform X1, which yields MMELFFGYLEENLPHYKYIPDVMNSAPTQVAASGRLSIYEPNHQISMWSDSFKADSSQNTSASTIVEGEVKLSDKLEDNSHEALRQSKKFDQEANRPSDKVLRRLAQNREAARKSRLRKKAYVQQLESSRIKLSQLEQELGRARQQGLYIGGNLGDSALGFSGNVNSGVAAFEMEYGHWVEEQNRQICELRTGLQAHVSDIELRILVESGMAHYDNLFRIKAIAAKSDVFYLMSGMWKTTAERFFLWIGGFRPSELLKVLSSQLEPLTEQQVVAVYNLQQSSQQAEDALSQGMDKLQQTLAETLTSDPLDLSGTNNYMEQMTVAVGKLEALVSFVNQADHLRQQTLQQMYKILTTRQAARGLLALGDYFQRLRALSSLWAARPREPA from the exons CCCAGATGTTATGAATTCTGCGCCAACTCAGGTTGCTGCTTCTGGAAGATTGAGTATATATGAACCAAACCACCAGATTAGCATGTGGAGCGATTCCTTCAAAGCTGATAGCAGTCAAAATACTAGCGCATCAACCATTGTTGAAGGAGAGGTGAAATTGAGTGATAAA TTAGAAGATAATTCCCATGAGGCATTAAGACAGTCAAAGAAATTTGACCAGGAAGCAAACCGGCCTTCTGATAAG GTACTAAGACGGCTTGCACAAAATCGAGAGGCTGCACGAAAGAGCCGACTGAGAAAAAAA GCTTATGTTCAACAACTAGAATCAAGTCGAATCAAACTATCACAGCTTGAACAGGAACTTGGGAGGGCAAGACAGCAG GGTTTGTATATAGGTGGTAATTTAGGTGATTCAGCTCTTGGGTTTTCAGGAAATGTTAATTCAG GAGTTGCTGCTTTTGAGATGGAATATGGGCATTGGGTTGAAGAACAGAACAGACAAATTTGTGAACTAAGAACTGGTTTGCAAGCACATGTATCTGATATCGAGCTTCGAATACTTGTTGAAAGTGGAATGGCCCATTATGATAATCTCTTCCGGATAAAAGCAATAGCTGCAAAATCTGATGTCTTCTATCTTATGTCTGGCATGTGGAAAACAACTGCAGAACGGTTTTTCCTCTGGATCGGGGGATTTAGACCGTCAGAACTTCTAAAG GTCCTGTCCTCACAGCTTGAGCCATTAACCGAACAACAAGTTGTAGCTGTCTACAATCTGCAGCAATCCTCTCAACAAGCTGAAGATGCTCTCTCCCAAGGAATGGATAAACTTCAGCAAACTCTTGCCGAGACTTTAACATCTGATCCTTTAGATCTCTCTGGCACAAACAATTATATGGAACAAATGACAGTTGCAGTTGGGAAGTTGGAGGCACTTGTCAGCTTCGTGAACCAG GCAGATCATCTTCGGCAACAGACACTGCAGCAAATGTACAAGATTCTAACGACTCGTCAAGCAGCACGAGGCCTTCTCGCTCTCGGTGATTATTTCCAGCGTCTTCGTGCTCTGAGCTCACTATGGGCAGCTCGTCCCCGTGAACCTGCCTAA
- the LOC120249804 gene encoding transcription factor TGA4-like isoform X2: MNSAPTQVAASGRLSIYEPNHQISMWSDSFKADSSQNTSASTIVEGEVKLSDKLEDNSHEALRQSKKFDQEANRPSDKVLRRLAQNREAARKSRLRKKAYVQQLESSRIKLSQLEQELGRARQQGLYIGGNLGDSALGFSGNVNSGVAAFEMEYGHWVEEQNRQICELRTGLQAHVSDIELRILVESGMAHYDNLFRIKAIAAKSDVFYLMSGMWKTTAERFFLWIGGFRPSELLKVLSSQLEPLTEQQVVAVYNLQQSSQQAEDALSQGMDKLQQTLAETLTSDPLDLSGTNNYMEQMTVAVGKLEALVSFVNQADHLRQQTLQQMYKILTTRQAARGLLALGDYFQRLRALSSLWAARPREPA, encoded by the exons ATGAATTCTGCGCCAACTCAGGTTGCTGCTTCTGGAAGATTGAGTATATATGAACCAAACCACCAGATTAGCATGTGGAGCGATTCCTTCAAAGCTGATAGCAGTCAAAATACTAGCGCATCAACCATTGTTGAAGGAGAGGTGAAATTGAGTGATAAA TTAGAAGATAATTCCCATGAGGCATTAAGACAGTCAAAGAAATTTGACCAGGAAGCAAACCGGCCTTCTGATAAG GTACTAAGACGGCTTGCACAAAATCGAGAGGCTGCACGAAAGAGCCGACTGAGAAAAAAA GCTTATGTTCAACAACTAGAATCAAGTCGAATCAAACTATCACAGCTTGAACAGGAACTTGGGAGGGCAAGACAGCAG GGTTTGTATATAGGTGGTAATTTAGGTGATTCAGCTCTTGGGTTTTCAGGAAATGTTAATTCAG GAGTTGCTGCTTTTGAGATGGAATATGGGCATTGGGTTGAAGAACAGAACAGACAAATTTGTGAACTAAGAACTGGTTTGCAAGCACATGTATCTGATATCGAGCTTCGAATACTTGTTGAAAGTGGAATGGCCCATTATGATAATCTCTTCCGGATAAAAGCAATAGCTGCAAAATCTGATGTCTTCTATCTTATGTCTGGCATGTGGAAAACAACTGCAGAACGGTTTTTCCTCTGGATCGGGGGATTTAGACCGTCAGAACTTCTAAAG GTCCTGTCCTCACAGCTTGAGCCATTAACCGAACAACAAGTTGTAGCTGTCTACAATCTGCAGCAATCCTCTCAACAAGCTGAAGATGCTCTCTCCCAAGGAATGGATAAACTTCAGCAAACTCTTGCCGAGACTTTAACATCTGATCCTTTAGATCTCTCTGGCACAAACAATTATATGGAACAAATGACAGTTGCAGTTGGGAAGTTGGAGGCACTTGTCAGCTTCGTGAACCAG GCAGATCATCTTCGGCAACAGACACTGCAGCAAATGTACAAGATTCTAACGACTCGTCAAGCAGCACGAGGCCTTCTCGCTCTCGGTGATTATTTCCAGCGTCTTCGTGCTCTGAGCTCACTATGGGCAGCTCGTCCCCGTGAACCTGCCTAA
- the LOC120249805 gene encoding phosphopantothenate--cysteine ligase 1-like produces MDSGNSSDVLPEDLSASVESFFEAAPPLQDSGLTAQKLQAFIDRNSKPLEDGRPVRVVCITSGGTTVPLEQRCVRYIDNFSSGHRGAASTEYFVKAGYAVIFLHRRGSCQPYCHHLPEDSFLDLFEVGEDSSIQVCQSHSAVVKKAIRDYRTAVERGQLLRLPFTTIFEYLQLLRMIAISMKQLGPYGMFYLAAAVSDFYVPWESMAKHKIQSSSGPMDMRLSQVPKMLSVLRKDWAPMAFCISFKLETDADILLQKAEIAMKKYQMHIVVANLLATYKREVTVVTYNGTIDVRKLGEDSDVEDELIKLLIDRHCKHLEQSGI; encoded by the exons ATGGATTCTGGAAATAGCTCAGATGTTCTACCTGAAGATTTGAGTGCCAGTGTTGAATCCTTCTTTGAGGCAGCCCCACCTCTTCAAGATAGTGGTCTTACTGCTCAAAAGTTACAAGCCTTTATTGATCGGAACTCCAAACCTTTGG AAGATGGGAGACCCGTTAGAGTTGTCTGTATCACCTCTGGAGGGACCACTGTTCCATTGGAGCAGCGATGTGTGCGTTATATTGATAATTTCAGCTCAGGTCACCGAGGTGCAGCATCCACAGA GTATTTTGTGAAGGCTGGATATGCCGTTATTTTTCTCCATCGCAG AGGGAGCTGCCAACCTTACTGCCATCATCTCCCTGAAGATTCATTTCTTGATCTTTTTGAGGTTGGGGAGGATTCATCAATTCAAG TTTGCCAGTCGCATTCTGCCGTAGTCAAGAAGGCAATCAGAGATTATCGGACT GCTGTGGAAAGGGGCCAACTTTTAAGATTGCCATTCaccactatatttgaatatCTCCAG TTGTTGAGAATGATTGCTATATCTATGAAGCAACTCGGACCATATGGAATGTTTTATCTTGCTGCTGCAGTCTCTGATTTTTATGTTCCTTGGGAATCCATG GCAAAGCATAAAATCCAATCATCATCTGGACCTATGGATATGCGACTCAGCCAAGTGCCAAAGATGCTTTCAGTGCTTAGGAAAGACTGGGCTCCCATGGCATTCTGCATATCTTTCAAG TTGGAAACAGATGCGGATATTCTACTTCAGAAAGCAGAGATAGCAATGAAAAAGTACCAGATGCATATTGTTGTAGCTAACTTGCTGGCAACATATAAAAGGGAAGTGACAGTGGTCACATATAATGGGACGATTGATGTTCGCAAGCTAGGCGAGGATTCTGATGTGGAGGATGAACTGATCAAACTCCTCATAGATAGGCACTGCAAGCATTTGGAGCAATCTGGAATATAG
- the LOC120249803 gene encoding LOW QUALITY PROTEIN: glutathione hydrolase 1-like (The sequence of the model RefSeq protein was modified relative to this genomic sequence to represent the inferred CDS: deleted 1 base in 1 codon), which produces MKKQAKDQFSSLLQWFLTSVMLGKVQKWHAIVIIIFLALEAGARREEIISNYGVVATDMAKCSRIGRDVLKEGGHAVDAAVAAALCLGVVSPASSGIGGGAFMLLRLANGDAQAFDMRETAPAFSSMNMYGGNATLKASGALSIAVPGEVAGLHEAWKQHGKLPWKRLVMPAEHLARRGFRISPYLFMQMNRTKAGILADEGLRSMFTSNGELLQLGDTCYNKRLADTLGVISRHGPRALYNGSVGKNLVRDIRKFGGVLTMKDLQKYKVRVTKPISAEIMGLTILGMPPPSAGGAGIILMLNILAQYGSPSGVSGPLGIHRLIESLKHVAAVRMNLGDPEFVNVSKVLSDMLSPKFAGELRKTIFDNMTFDPSHYGGKWNQILDHGTSHLCVVDKDRNAVSMTSTVNSYFGALYQSPSTGILLNNEMDDFSIPVNISNNVLPPAPANFISPSKRPLSSMAPTIVLKNGQLKAVVGASGGAMIIAATTEVLLNHFAKGMDPLSSILSPRSYHQLIPNVLQYENWTTVTGDHFEVPAETRIALQNKGHVLEGLAGGTISQFVVHTLEDSETVEGVAFGKLTAVSDPRKGGLPAGY; this is translated from the exons ATGAAGAAGCAAGCCAAAGACCAGTTCTCAAGCCTTTTGCAGTGGTTTCTAACATCAGTGATGCTTG GAAAGGTTCAAAAATGGCATgccattgtcatcatcatcttcttagCACTAGAAGCCGGTGCAAGGCGAGAAGAGATCATATCGAATTATGGAGTAGTAGCGACGGACATGGCAAAGTGTTCGAGGATCGGACGGGATGTCTTGAAGGAAGGTGGCCATGCGGTGGACGCTGCAGTGGCCGCCGCGCTGTGTTTGGGTGTTGTAAGCCCTGCGTCGAGTGGCATTGGCGGCGGAGCTTTCATGCTCTTGAGGCTTGCTAATGGTGATGCACAAGCCTTTGATATGAGGGAAACTGCTCCAGCTTTCTCTTCAATG AACATGTATGGAGGCAATGCAACACTGAAAGCAAGTGGAGCACTCTCCATTGCAGTGCCTGGAGAAGTTGCAGGTCTTCATGAAGCTTGGAAACAGCATGGCAAACTCCCATGGAAAAGGCTTGTAATGCCCGCTGAACATCTTGCTCGTCGTGGATTCAGAATATCGCcttatttattcatgcaaatgaaCCGAACCAAGGCCGGAATTCTCGCAGATGAAGGACTTCGTAGCATGTTTACCTCCAATGGGGAACTCCTGCAACTTGGAGATACATGTTATAACAAAAGATTGGCAGATACATTAGGAGTTATATCGAGACATGGACCGAGAGCATTGTATAATGGTTCAGTTGGAAAAAACTTGGTAAGAGATATACGAAAGTTCGGAGGTGTATTGACAATGAAAGACTTGCAGAAATACAAAGTGAGAGTGACCAAACCAATATCTGCAGAAATCATGGGATTGACAATCCTGGGA ATGCCACCACCTTCAGCTGGTGGTGCTGGAATAATACTA ATGTTAAACATTCTTGCTCAATATGGAAGTCCATCAGGTGTTTCTGGTCCTCTTGGTATTCACAGGCTTATTGAATCACTTAAACATGTGGCTGCAGTAAGAATGAACCTTGGGGATCCAGAATTTGTGAATGTATCAAAAGTTCTATCAGATATGCTCTCGCCAAAGTTTGCCGGAGAATTAAGGAAGACGATATTTGACAATATGACATTCGACCCTAGCCACTACGGTGGAAA GTGGAATCAAATTCTCGACCACGGCACAAGTCACTTGTGCGTTGTCGATAAGGATCGAAATGCTGTCTCCATGACAAGCACCGTAAACTCATATTTTGGAGCATTGTATCAGTCTCCAAGCACTGGAATATTACTCAACAATGAGATGGATGATTTCTCTATTCCTGTAAACATTTCTAACAATGTTTTACCACCAGCTCCAGCAAACTTCATCAGCCCATCCAAAAGGCCATTATCCTCTATGGCACCAACAATAGTTCTTAAG AATGGGCAACTAAAAGCAGTGGTGGGTGCCAGTGGAGGAGCCATGATCATTGCTGCAACTACTGAGGTGCTTCTTAATCATTTTGCAAAGGGAATGGATCCATTATCTTCCATTCTATCTCCAAGATCTTATCATCAG TTGATCCCTAATGTGCTTCAATATGAGAATTGGACTACAGTAACTGGAGACCACTTTGAAGTTCCTGCTGAGACAAGAATAGCATTGCAAAATAAGGGCCATGTCCTTGAAGGCCTTGCAGGTGGGACTATTTCCCAGTTTGTGGTTCACACACTGGAAGACTCAGAGACTGTTGAAGGAGTTGCTTTTGGCaaacttacagccgtaagtgaCCCAAGGAAGGGCGGCCTTCCAGCGGGTTATTGA
- the LOC120250591 gene encoding pentatricopeptide repeat-containing protein PPR5 homolog, chloroplastic produces MLSTPSPCLSSSLRPQFTFPIPIPRHSLLPIRVPIKSFRAVAQVPSRPKKKAVSKPEGPSEAEELVRTLLKKADGDDKRPLVSTLDKHVRILRTEHCFLLFEELGRRDRWLQCLEVFRWMQKQRWYIADNGIYSKLISIMGKKGQTRSAMWLFSEMRSSGCRPDTSVYNALITAHLHSKDKTKALAKAMGYFQKMKGIERCKPNTVTYNILLRAFAQAGDVKQVEELFKDLKASEVSPDIYTYNGVMDAYGKNRMVAEMESVLRLMKSNQCKPDVITFNLLIDSYGKRQAFDKMEQVFKSLLRSKEKPTLPTFNSMITSYGRARLRDKAESVFKNMNELGFKPSNVTYDCLITAYGYCDSVSRAREIFDEILNTQKDVQVSTLNAMLDAYCINNLQGEADQLLGLALSKGLKTNASTYKLLYGAYTKANMKDLVGKLMKRMDAQGIVPNKRFFIEGFGSSKTSSRKVVPEPSKVVDSSTPLIESKT; encoded by the exons ATGCTCTCTACTCCATCTCCAtgtctctcttcttctctccgCCCTCAATTCACCTTTCCAATTCCCATACCTCGTCATTCATTGCTTCCCATTCGAGTTCCCATCAAATCCTTCAGAGCAGTGGCCCAGGTCCCTTCACGCCCGAAGAAGAAGGCGGTGAGCAAGCCCGAAGGACCGTCGGAGGCCGAAGAGCTCGTTCGGACACTGCTGAAAAAGGCCGATGGTGATGACAAGCGGCCGCTGGTCTCGACGCTTGATAAGCATGTTAGAATTTTGAGGACTGAgcattgtttcttgctttttgaGGAGCTTGGAAGGCGGGACCGGTGGCTCCAGTGTTTGGAG GTATTCAGATGGATGCAGAAGCAACGATGGTATATTGCAGATAATGGTATTTATTCCAAGCTGATATCAATAATGGGAAAGAAAGGCCAGACAAGGTCAGCTATGTGGCTTTTTAGTGAGATGCGAAGCAGTGGTTGTAGACCAGATACTTCTGTCTATAATGCACTGATTACAGCTCATCTTCACTCAAAAGACAAAACCAAGGCGTTGGCGAAGGCTATGGGGTACTTTCAGAAGATGAAAGGCATTGAAAGATGCAAGCCGAACACTGTGACGTATAACattcttttaagagcttttgctCAGGCAGGGGATGTAAAGCAAGTTGAGGAACTGTTCAAAGATCTCAAAGCAAGCGAGGTTTCTCCTgacatatatacttataatgGGGTCATGGATGCGTATGGGAAGAATCGAATGGTTGCAGAAATGGAATCTGTGCTCCGGCTAATGAAGAGCAATCAATGCAAACCAGATGTGATCACATTCAATCTACTAATTGATTCATATGGTAAGCGGCAAGCATTTGATAAAATGGAGCAAGTATTTAAAAGCTTGTTGCGCTCAAAGGAAAAGCCCACTCTTCCAACATTTAATTCAATGATAACCAGCTATGGCCGGGCTAGGCTCAGAGACAAGGCTGAATCGGTCttcaaaaatatgaatgaaTTGGGCTTTAAACCCAGTAATGTGACATATGATTGTCTCATTACAGCTTATGGATATTGTGATTCTGTTTCAAGAGCAAGGGAAATATTTGATGAGATATTAAATACACAGAAGGATGTGCAAGTTTCGACTTTGAATGCTATGCTTGATGCGTATTGCATCAATAATTTACAAGGCGAAGCGGATCAACTTTTGGGCCTTGCATTGAGTAAAGGCTTAAAGACAAATGCCTCAACTTATAAACTGCTGTACGGGGCTTATACTAAAGCTAACATGAAGGATCTAGTTGGTAAATTGATGAAGCGTATGGATGCACAAGGTATAGTTCCAAACAAGAGATTCTTTATAGAGGGCTTTGGTTCTTCCAAAACGAGTTCCCGCAAAGTTGTTCCTGAACCCAGCAAAGTTGTTGATTCAAGCACTCCACTAATTGAATCCAAAACATAA
- the LOC120249829 gene encoding protein EPIDERMAL PATTERNING FACTOR 2-like yields MPLLLLLQNSKLMKQKILYKMIKIFIVQDGTTIHVNISNVKDHVTSIKVPSYSSFKAVSQSSVYIKALREMRDTKENKMTKNNCISLKSMFLTVFFLLFLVINVESLRLNPASMVLKDKNHKSESDRDQDAVKEIHTTGSSLPDCSHACGPCSPCKRVMVSFKCSVAESCAIIYRCMCRGRYYQVPS; encoded by the exons AtgccccttcttcttcttcttcaaaattctaaattaatgaaacaaaaaatactctacaaaatgataaaaatatttattgttcaAGACGGCACAACAATTCATGTGAATATATCAAACGTGAAGGATCATGTGACATCCATCAAAGTTCCCTCTTATTCATCATTTAAAGCTGTTTCTCAAAGTAGTGTATATATAAAGGCATTGAGAGAGATGAGAGACACAAAGGAAAATAAGATGACGAAGAATAACTGCATCAGTTTAAAAAGCATGTTTCTCACAgtctttttcttgttgttcttagTCATTAATGTGGAAAGTCTACGACTGAATCCTG CTTCAATGGTCCTGAAAGACAAGAACCATAAATCAGAG AGTGACAGAGATCAGGACGCTGTGAAGGAGATACATACGACGGGGTCGAGCTTGCCAGATTGTTCTCATGCCTGTGGACCATGTTCTCCATGCAAGAGAGTGATGGTAAGCTTCAAGTGTTCAGTAGCAGAGTCATGTGCCATAATCTACAGGTGCATGTGTAGGGGAAGGTACTATCAGGTACCTTCGTAA